One window from the genome of Sulfurihydrogenibium sp. encodes:
- a CDS encoding TonB-dependent receptor codes for MKKLASMVLLSTSVMLSYSHAVEGIRIEKVTVEEKKAKEEVSTKKELTQEEAKVTRQIDLGEILSEFYPEVWYMRKAGTANDLYIRGFAKDNINVLIDGSKIYGACPNRMDPPSFHVSSPQIESITIKEGPFDVENAGSLAAVVNVKTKDPKEGIGGEVGGTYGSWGYRTGYVWGNVGNKFIKVLVGASNQYSKPYESGDGKKVTEYVPSTNAYKSQYINDKAFNIDRVWTKLLITPNDNAEIKLSYAFENARNVLYPALKMDALYDRTNRFNTDFKLKDIGLNFSIYYNEVKHDMRDSFRTTSGNYPYSMKTYAESKMFGTKLSKDLNLFGLNMTVGIDTYLRNWKADNVQNAYRQDNTKPVNYNDGMIPDVDIKDIGLFVKSSKDIENWTISGGLRYDYTYSKADPNSMTANTNKNLFISKNGYKFSNTDNYVSGYAITKYNINKKDNVYVGFGSTVRVPDPEERFISLSGGSPWYGNPDLKPTRNNEIDAGFEAFPMNNVGIKGNIFYSMLQDYIYLYKNGNDTTYKNINAAIYGGDVNGFVDINDKISTELGLAYQIGKKTDKKGLYTDSDLAEIPPLKARLAVKYDDRTFYGLIEGIYSAKQSKVDSDLKEQETGSWFIVNVKAGYTYANRLFVGVGVDNVFDKFYYNYLSYVRDPFRGISASGNPVKIPEPGRFIYANVSYRF; via the coding sequence ATGAAAAAGCTTGCATCAATGGTCTTATTATCTACTTCTGTGATGTTAAGTTATTCACATGCAGTAGAGGGCATTAGAATTGAAAAAGTAACAGTTGAAGAGAAAAAAGCTAAGGAAGAAGTAAGCACAAAAAAAGAACTTACACAAGAAGAGGCTAAAGTTACAAGACAGATTGACCTTGGAGAGATTTTATCAGAGTTTTATCCGGAAGTTTGGTACATGAGAAAGGCAGGGACTGCAAACGATTTATACATTAGAGGATTTGCAAAAGATAACATTAATGTATTGATCGATGGTTCTAAAATCTATGGTGCATGTCCAAACAGAATGGACCCGCCTTCTTTTCACGTTTCATCACCTCAGATTGAGAGTATAACCATAAAAGAAGGTCCGTTTGATGTTGAAAATGCTGGTTCTCTTGCTGCGGTTGTAAACGTAAAAACAAAAGACCCTAAGGAAGGAATCGGGGGAGAGGTAGGAGGAACCTATGGAAGCTGGGGCTACAGAACTGGCTACGTATGGGGGAATGTTGGAAATAAGTTTATAAAGGTTTTAGTTGGTGCATCAAATCAATATTCTAAGCCTTATGAAAGCGGAGATGGTAAAAAAGTTACAGAGTACGTGCCTTCAACAAATGCATACAAATCTCAATACATTAACGACAAAGCATTTAACATAGACAGAGTATGGACAAAGTTATTGATTACTCCAAACGATAATGCGGAAATTAAACTTTCTTATGCTTTTGAAAATGCAAGAAATGTATTATATCCGGCTTTAAAAATGGATGCTTTGTATGACAGAACAAACAGGTTTAATACAGATTTTAAACTTAAAGATATTGGTCTTAATTTTAGCATCTACTACAATGAAGTAAAACACGATATGAGAGATTCTTTTAGAACTACATCAGGAAATTATCCATATTCTATGAAAACTTATGCTGAGTCAAAAATGTTTGGAACAAAGCTTTCAAAAGATTTAAATCTCTTTGGACTTAACATGACAGTTGGGATTGATACATATTTAAGAAATTGGAAAGCGGATAATGTTCAAAATGCATACAGACAGGATAATACTAAACCTGTCAATTACAACGATGGTATGATACCGGATGTTGATATTAAAGATATTGGATTGTTTGTAAAGAGCAGTAAAGATATAGAAAACTGGACTATCTCCGGTGGCTTAAGATATGATTATACATATTCAAAAGCAGACCCGAATTCTATGACAGCTAATACTAACAAAAATTTGTTCATTTCAAAAAATGGCTACAAATTCTCTAACACAGATAACTATGTATCAGGTTATGCTATTACAAAATACAACATCAATAAAAAAGATAATGTATATGTAGGATTTGGTAGCACTGTAAGAGTTCCAGACCCAGAGGAGAGATTTATATCTTTAAGTGGCGGGTCCCCATGGTATGGTAATCCGGATTTAAAGCCGACAAGAAATAATGAAATAGATGCAGGGTTTGAAGCATTTCCAATGAATAATGTTGGAATCAAAGGTAATATCTTCTATAGCATGCTACAGGATTATATTTATTTATATAAAAACGGCAATGATACAACCTACAAAAACATAAACGCTGCAATTTATGGTGGAGATGTTAACGGATTTGTTGATATCAACGACAAAATCTCAACAGAGCTTGGGCTTGCTTATCAAATTGGTAAAAAAACAGACAAAAAAGGATTATACACAGACAGCGATTTAGCAGAAATTCCACCATTAAAAGCAAGATTGGCTGTTAAATACGACGATAGAACTTTCTACGGACTAATAGAAGGTATATACTCTGCAAAACAATCAAAGGTTGACTCAGATTTAAAAGAGCAAGAAACCGGCAGCTGGTTTATAGTAAACGTTAAAGCAGGATATACATATGCAAATAGACTATTTGTTGGTGTTGGTGTTGATAACGTATTTGATAAATTCTACTATAACTATCTATCTTATGTAAGAGACCCATTTAGAGGAATTTCAGCATCAGGAAATCCTGTCAAAATCCCGGAACCCGGAAGATTTATTTACGCAAATGTTTCTTACAGATTCTAA
- a CDS encoding metal ABC transporter permease, with protein sequence MSFLDIFTVPFMLNAFIGGLLVSVLLSVLSFFIYVKKWSFINVGISHAAFGGLAIGFFAGTNPTLTGSIFAVLVGMLIGYISKKGKIHEDLTIGILLSFSMAFGVVLISFSNNYNSDLFAFLFGNILTITKEDLIYISIFTVFTIGFLLKYFDKILYCCFDEDLAYIGAVNTNFLYYSVITLIAIATVLSIKLVGSILSAAMIILPAAVSSQLAWHYKKIITLSIIFSLIIVSTGIILSFYFNLPSGSTIVILYSIVFFVIVLGKRLF encoded by the coding sequence TTGAGTTTTTTAGACATTTTCACAGTTCCATTTATGCTTAATGCGTTTATTGGTGGTCTACTGGTAAGTGTTTTACTTTCTGTTTTGTCATTTTTTATCTATGTTAAAAAATGGTCTTTTATAAATGTGGGGATTTCTCATGCTGCATTTGGTGGGCTTGCAATTGGCTTTTTTGCCGGAACCAATCCAACATTAACAGGTAGCATTTTTGCTGTTTTGGTGGGTATGCTAATAGGATACATTAGCAAAAAAGGAAAAATTCATGAAGATTTGACAATAGGAATTTTACTTTCTTTTTCAATGGCTTTTGGTGTAGTTTTAATTTCCTTTTCTAATAATTATAATTCTGATTTATTTGCATTTTTGTTTGGGAATATCTTAACAATCACAAAAGAAGATTTAATTTACATTTCTATCTTTACAGTTTTTACAATTGGATTTTTACTTAAATACTTTGACAAAATTCTTTACTGCTGTTTTGATGAAGACCTTGCTTATATTGGCGCAGTCAATACAAACTTTTTATACTACAGTGTGATAACATTGATAGCAATAGCAACTGTTTTATCTATAAAGCTTGTAGGGTCTATTTTATCAGCTGCGATGATAATCTTGCCAGCTGCTGTCTCTTCTCAACTTGCATGGCATTATAAAAAGATTATCACTCTTTCTATTATATTTAGTCTAATAATTGTAAGTACTGGAATAATTCTGTCTTTTTATTTTAACCTTCCATCCGGCTCAACGATAGTTATTCTTTATTCTATCGTATTTTTTGTGATAGTGCTAGGGAAAAGGCTATTTTGA